The sequence CAGATGTTAAGTTATTCACACATGCATTTAGTGCAAATGTTTTAACTGAAAGTGCATAGCCAACAAGTCATGCCCGAAAGATCATTACCCAACACATGGAATTTAAAATAAAAGTATACACGGTAATACCTCCAACAAGTACATAACTGCAGAAAACAGAGCAGAGCACGGCCAAAATAACAACAGAGAAACACTATTTAGGCTTTCTCAAATGTTATATACATAAATCCCATAATATATTAATTTACAATGTGTTTCCTACAATTGAAAGAGTTGACTGTCTCGTGACTGCCCCCTTTACATGATATGAAACATCAAAAGCAGATACTTCAATTGTTTGATGAATAAAAAGTATAATGTCAGGCGACGAACCACGGTCTGCTATTCATTTCAAAAGTCCTCATGGGTGGATTCTGCTGAAAGAGTCTTCATAATTAATGGTCGTCTGAATGAGAAGTTCCTTATGCAATGGAAATATTTATGTCCTTGAGGTTGACGATGATTCACCTCGATTTTCTGTCTGTTTTGAATTGTTCAGAAACTGACCGCTGGCTCCGACGTATAACCTGGATCGCATCGGCCACTTCTGTTGAGATAAAAAGAGAACACATCCTCTAGTGAGTGCAGTTGACTAATTTCAATGCACCTGAAATTATTGTGTAAGATATTGCTTTAAATATTTAATTGAACACCATTTATGGTGCAAATTGGTGCTTGCGAGAACCAATAATAACAATTCCGCTCTATATCATTGAATTAAAAATTAATCATACGATGAAGCCTATTCGTGTTAAAGATCTGTGTGATATAAAAAGTGGTGCATTATTAAATGCATTTTATGCCTGCATGATTGACCATCTCATGTTCATAATTAGGGTATTATCACTTAGGCCTTAGACCAGAGTTATCTTATGCTCGATTTGAATGTTACTTGAATGTAAATTATGATAATTGTTATTATTAGCTTACTAGTTTTATATTATCATGATTTTTTATTCCATTATGTGGTATATCGAATAGAGCTGAAAATACAATTATCGCACCACAACACAATTATTACACACAGAAACACTTTGGCAGGTTAGTTTCAAATGTAATTTCGAAATcaattaaaaatgtaaatgtaatggccgGGTCTACTTACTTTCACAGGGTGCAGGTAACCATCACCTTTCAGCGAGCGTAAGGCCTCTGTTTGTCTAGTGCTATCTCCctcatccatcccttcctcttgCAAGGTCTGAGTCAGATGGGCAATGTACGTGGTGGCCAAAATCAACACGTCGAGCTTGGACAGTTTGGTGTCCGGTGGCACCGACGGCAGAGTCCTCTGTAACTCAAGGAACGCGCTTCTCAGGGTCTGCACTCGACTCCTCTCCCGCGCTGCGTTGGTAGCTGCCGGCCGTCCTCTGCCACAGAGCCCACCGGCCTGGACCACCCTGGAGAGCTGCAGGGCCTCTGGACGCCGACTGTCGGTGGTCAGCATGTcaggactggggctggggctagATGTGGGACTCTCATCCATAACTGTCACTGGGCCATTTCCACTATCCATGCGGATCGTCTGTCTTCCAACCATAGGGAGCACTTATTAACCTGACGGGTAACAAATGTCTTGTTGATGAATgtacatttccagatgtctaatTCCTAAACAAACTGAAAACACCCAGATTGAAAGAAAACAAGTTATCtgtatttaattttaaaaaatacatctTAGATTTGCCTACAAAAAAATAGAACGTTAATGTAGGCCTATTCACCAGTAGATTAGTGTGCGTAAATGCATTAGATCTGTAACAGGCCACGTAGGTTGCTGAAAATAAATAAAGGCATACAAAATCTTCATCCTTGCCTTGAAATGTGTTTGCACTTTGAACTTGTGTATGACTAAACATTCCATTGAATATTAATGTGTTTAGAAAAAGATTAGTGGAACGTCTGTATTGAAACAAATGATGTATCCAATTATGCCTATTGGTCAATTTACATTACACATATAAAGCATTCATTAAGATACATTTTCACTATCAACATGGCATAACAACATTGCAAAATGATTGTGATGAATTTGTATCATCGCATTTAATTGTTCCTTCACTATTGCAATAAAACGGAAAAATAATCACATTGAGGCCAACGTGTGCTTAACCTAAGAAGGCTGCGTTCCCAAGTTCAATTTGACATAAGAATGCGAATTTTATCATAAATAGCACTATTACTATATATGTGGCAATTTAATCATTATTTGGTGTGATGCAGACTAATGTAAATCGTTACCAATTATTGTGCATGTTCCATCATTGGCCTAGTTTCACAGCGTAACTTAATATGTTTACATAACCGACTCTGCTTGATGATGATGCTGTTATCAAGAAATCAAAACACCCTCTGAAACAAAATAATATTAATTTGAAGGTATTCCAAGCCATGACGTCAATGAAAATATGGATAGCTTACCTTCAAATTTACCCAAAAGCTTTGTCTTGAGTAACGACATCAAGGCAATGCGAAGAGAATCTATAGTGCACCAGACTCCACTGCTGCTCCAATACGAGATGGAGAAAAGTTGTCGTGCCGCTCCAAGTCCGGATAATCTTTATAAAGAGGCGCGGTTGTGGAAGAAGGTGCGCAGTGGGGATGTCCACGTACGTAGCGCTCACCTGAGGAGCCTCTAATTTATTGCATACACAAAGAGCTGACAACTTTTTCACTCCAGAGTAATTAATCACAAGCCCTTAAGACTCCCTGCCAGTGGGAGAGACGTACTGCTCTTTTCCCTTTCGCAACATGTTTCTGTcgaaggggagagtggagagaccTCTTTTCAACGCCGGAGACGTTTTTCTTCTAGCAAACTAATTTTGGGGGACGGTACTTCTCCCAAAACCATGTATTTTTGTCATAGCCTTTGGTCACATCAATAAAGAGGGGACATCTGTGTTATTAACATCATATGGGTAATGAACTGATTATAT is a genomic window of Oncorhynchus gorbuscha isolate QuinsamMale2020 ecotype Even-year linkage group LG12, OgorEven_v1.0, whole genome shotgun sequence containing:
- the LOC123990263 gene encoding transcription factor 24-like, which codes for MVGRQTIRMDSGNGPVTVMDESPTSSPSPSPDMLTTDSRRPEALQLSRVVQAGGLCGRGRPAATNAARERSRVQTLRSAFLELQRTLPSVPPDTKLSKLDVLILATTYIAHLTQTLQEEGMDEGDSTRQTEALRSLKGDGYLHPVKKWPMRSRLYVGASGQFLNNSKQTENRGESSSTSRT